The sequence TCGGGGCCGTAGATATCCGTATAGTAATCCCAGTCCGGATCCGTGGCGCAGCGGATGAACGCCACCTGACCCGAGTGGTATAAATCCTCCGAGGACAGGGCCGCGACGCCGCTCACCAACGGCATCGACATGCCATAAATGGACACCTCGGTGTCGAGCGGCGAACCGCTCCATTTCCCGGTGATGAAATCGCACAATTCGCGATGCGATGCGTCAAGCATCGCGAGCAGCTTGTCGCGATCGCGCTCGGGCTCCGTGAGGGAATCGTAGTCCGGTTCCTTGCCGGACTGCAGCGATTGCAGCGCCGCCCGGTCATCACAGATCAGGTGCGCGATCGTTTCCGTAATGCTCTTGCACTCCTGATAAGGCTTCCAGTCCCATTGATCCGCCTTGAGGCCCTTCAAGTGCTTCAGAAAGGACTGCCGGCTCTTCCGGAGTCCCTGGACGGCATCGGCAACGGTGTAAGGCATAGTTCATACCTCCTGCTCGGATGGAACGAGGAAATGGGGAAATGAGGAAACGGTTCCGGGTCATTTCCCCATTTCCTCGTTTCGCGATTTCCGTCTTCTCAGTGCATTTCCTTGTCGCCGTACAGCGTCTGGATGTAGTTCACCTGGCCCAGGTGATATGTCAGGTTCCAGAAATGCATGGACATGACCGCCGCCAGGGGCATGTCGAACCCGCCGCCAAACGGCAGGTGAACCATGGTCATGAACTCGGACTCCGGTACGGCGCGCAGCGCCGCAAACAGCTTAGCGGTGCCTGCCTGGCAGACCTTCTCACACTCGTCGATGGTCTTCCACTGCTGGCGGGCTTCACGGCCCTTCTCCATATCCCCCGGAGTGATATCCGGAAACTTCCGGTCCGCCACCAGAGGGGTTAGCCAGGAGGGCGCCTGAGCGCATTCCTGCAGGATTCCCAAAGTCGTTCGTCCTTCGCCCAGTGGGCTCCATTCGAGTTTGTCCGCCGTCGTCGCGCGCGCCGAACGGAAGAGATCCCCCATGGCTTTCTCCGTGGCGCCGATGATATTGTCCTGGTAACTCATCAATGTCTCCATATGTGAGCGTTGTCGGTGGGCCGGGAGCGGCGCCGCTCAGATCGCCGGTCCGGACAGCAACAAAGGGCGCCCGTTGAGGGCGCCACCATCGGAAGCCCATGATAGCACATACGTTCGTGTTTTTTCACCACAGGATGCCGCCGAAATGCACCGCTGATTGCAGGGCGGGGCCTTCTGCATCGGCAGAAACCGACGCCTGGCCGACAAATCCGGTTGAATCCGGCTCACATGGAACGGCCCATCGGCGTGCAACCGGCTCCAGCCGGTTTCGTCCCGCAGCCGTCGGCTTCAGGCGATGCAGAAGTGTGCGATTTCTCTCCACAATCCTGACGAGCGCCACGGTGGCCGCCTTCTTCGGAGCCCGCGGGCAGTCCCCGCCGTACGCGACGATGTCTACTACAATTCATCGCGCAGCCGGAAGTAATATGAACAGCGATGTCGTTAACACTGTGGAGGTGAATGATGCTAGAGGCTTACCTGAGCGTACTGGAACTGGACTTTTTCGAGGTGACGGAGGCCTTCAGAGGGCTGGCAGACGGGAACGTCTGGAAGCGGCCCGCCGAAGGGCTTCTCTCGGTGGGAGAACTCGCGGGGCACATCGCATACTGGGAAGCAGCGAGGCTGGCCGGCGAGGGCAAGGAAGGGACGTGGCGGCCAGACCTGACCAAATGCCGGGTGAGCAGCCCGCTCATCGATGACCGGTTCGCCTATTACCCGATGACGATAGCGGCGCCTCCTTCGGAGGAGCATCTGGCGATGAGCGCGGAGCAGGTCTGCCGGGAGTTGCTGCGGGTGAACGAGGAAGCGGTCGCGTATTTGCGGGCGCTGAATCCCGATCTGGACAGCCCCGCGCCCGGCTGGCCGCCGGAGTGGACCTATGCCCAGACCCTGAAGTATCAGGCGTTTCACGTAGCCTACCACACGGGCCAGATGTACACCGTAAGGCACCTTCTGGGCGAGGAAACGCCGGACAACTGAGGGTGCTGCCTTTGTCGATGGATACCCTCCAGTAGTCCGTTCCCGAACCCGGTGCGCACCAGTATCGTGCCCTAGAGCACATCCACTGGGATAGCTCAAGGGCTGCGCCCCAACTTACGGACTACGCAACAGGTGGAGTTGGCGGGGGATCACATCCCCTGCGGGCCAGGCCTTCGCGAGCCTCACGCGCAGTGATCTCGTCGGGATCATCCAGGCGTCGCACCAGGGCCTCACGGATCTCCGGCATGTCAAGATCGATCCCTGCCAGTCCCGTTGTCGCCCAATCGCGTACGATGATCTGTTCGTCCTCCGACAGCTCGATCAAGGTCTGCACGGTCTGGTCGTCATCTAGGCCGCACAGGGCGAACGCCACGGAATATCGCACACTTCCGCTCCAGTGGTTCTTCAGGGCAACCAGCGGCGGAACCATTCGGGGGTCGGTCTCGAGATCCATTGAATCCATACTGGCTTTGAGATGTCCCAGCCCGATTCCGGCGGAGTTCAGGACACACGCACGCTTGTCCTTCAGGAGATTGAGCAGGATTTGCAGTCGCTCCTCCAGAAAGGGCAGCTTATCCCATCCGAGTTGACCGAGAACGTCCGCTGCCAGCGCCCGCTCCGCCGCAACCTTGCTCTGGCTGTATCGCACGGCGACATCGAACACCTCGCGGTTGCCGTGGGCGTGCAGGACACAGAGAAAGGTCAGGTATTCCTCCACGTCCTTGGTGAGGTTGGCTCGCTGGAACAACTCCGCCACCGGCTGTGGATTCTCGTCCATGAGACGTTGAATCCAGGCAACGAACTCGGCAGTAGCCACTTGCCACCTCCATTCTTAACCGCAATCGCCCCTTGGGCCGTCGACCAGGGACCAAGCGGCGGAGATATCGTGACCCAGGCCGCCCTACTCGCTCTCAGCCTTGTCCCGTGTGGGCCGGTCGTTCTGGATGCGGCTGCCGGTGGGGCCGCGCTGGCCCTGGTATTTGCTTTTGCGTGACGGGTGGCCGTACGGCAGTTCCGACGGGCTGGAGAGACGGGTGAACGAGATCTGGCAGACGCGCATGTTGGGATAGAACGCCACGGGCATTTTGCCCACGTTGCTCAGTTCCAGCGTGATGTTGCCCTCGAAACCGGGGTCGATGAACCCGGCGGTGGCGTGCACCAGAATCGCCAAGCGGCCGAGGCTGCTGCGTCCGTCCACCTGGCCGACGATGTTATCCGGGATCTTCACGTATTCCTTGATGCTGCCCAGCACGAACTCGCCGGGGTGCAGCATGAAGACGCCGCCATCGGGGACGTGGATAACCTCGGTATAGTCGTCGGTATCGTCCTTGAGCGGGTCAATGAACGCTCTTTGCGCGTGCTTGAACACGCGGAAATCGTTGCCGAGGCGGAGGTCGATGGATGCGGGCTGGATCTGGACGCAGGGGTCCTCGAGCGGCTCAACGACGATGGTCCCCGCCGCCAGCGCCCCCTTGATGTCTTTATCGGATAGCATACTGCATTGTAAAGCATTCAGCATCCAGCATCCAGCATTCAGGTCCGAAACCTGGATGCTGAATGCTGGATGCTGAATGCTGGATGCTGAATGCTGATATCCGCTGAGGTTACTTGGTGTCCGGCACGACGCGCGTGGTGATGAAGAGTGTGACGTCCGAGTGGGTCTTGCTGGTCTGACGGTGCTTGAACAGCTCACCGAAGATCGGAATCTTGCTCAGGTATGGCACCGACGTCATCGTCTTGATCTCGTCTTCGCGCATCAGACCGCCGATGGCGACCGTTTCGCCGTCCTTAACCCTGATGGTCGTGTCAACGCTGCGCTCCGAGATACGGGGCAGGGTCACGTTGCCGTAGGTGTCGAGGGAGACCAGCGACGATACGGTTGGGTGAACTTCCAGCGTGATATCACCTTCCGGCGAGATCTTGGGCACAGTAAGAAGCGTGATGCCGACATGCGCCTTTTCGGTCTGATAGGTCAGCTTGGCAGACGCAGAGTCATAGGTCTGGCTGATGACGTAGGTGATCGTGTCGCCGATGAAGATCCGTGCGGGCCTTCCGTCAACGGCGGCGACCTTGGGGTCAGCCAGCAGGCGGGAGTTCTGCAGAATCTGTTGGAAGTCCGGGTCGATGCCAACGTTGAACGGCAGGCGGGAGAACTGGCCGAAACTCAGCACGCGGCCAGCGGTAGCGCCCGCGCTTTCGGACACGCCCGTCGGTCGCGGCGTGTACTTCAGTCCCAGTTTGAAAGCGTCGTCGTCGTTGAGGTCCATCACGCGTGCGGTGATTTCCACCTGGCGCGGGGCAACGTCCATTCGTTCCAGGAGGGCTTTGGCCTTGGCCAGGGCGCTGGGATAGCCCGTGAGCAGGAGCGATGTAGGCTCTTCTCCGGCCGTGAACGAGACCTTGGTGTCGGTTACCGAGGCGCCAGGGGTGAGTACGGCGCCCGAGGATTCCGTCTTCTCGTTTGCCAGCGTCACTTCGGTCGTGGCGTTGCTGCTGCTGCCGACTTTACCTTCACCGGGCAGGCGTCTGCCGGGTCCCGGGGTAACCATGATGTCCGGTATCAGGCTGGTGAGCGTGCGGGTTGCCTCGAGTATGTTCAGGTACTTGCAGTCGTAGACGATGGTCTGGCGCTCGCTCTCGCCGCTGCCGGAGGCGCCTTCCATCCGCGAAAGCAGTTCACGGCCCTGTGTCACCTCCTCCACGGAACCGGTGAGGGTTACCATGGAGGTCCCCTGCGGCTGCGCCAGCAGGGAAGGTATCATTTTGGTCAGGGTGACCACCGCATCCGCCGGTTTCAGCGATGTGAGCGTGTAGATGGAGGTTTCCGACGCGCCGGGGTACATTTCCTTCAAGCGCGCGGGTGAAGCCACCACATAGGTACCGCCGATGCTCTGGTAGCCCAGCCCGTTCAGGCGGGTTACCATGTCCAGCGCCGACGCCAGGTCGACGCTCTTCAGGGAGACGCTGATCTGCTTGTCCTTGGCCTCCGGTCCGGCGACGATGTTGCTGCCGGTCTGGGTGGCGAGGGCCTTCAGTACGTCCACGATGTCCGCGTTGACGAAGTTTACGGTCACGGTGCGACCGGTTTCGGGTGCCGCCAGTACGCGGGTATGCGGGCCCGAAATGATCAGCGCAACCGCCAGAGCCGCGCCGGCCAGAGTTTTTCGTGTCATTCGATTCATTGCCATCTCCGATTCCAGGGATACGGTCAGGGTCTTCGGTATTCGGTCAAGGGCTGGGCGAGCCGGCCCCCGTCGCGTTATTCCGATGTCCTATTTCTTTGCCGGCGTCGCGGCCGGGGTTTCTCCATCGAGACGAAGTGTCTTCTTCTCTCCGCCGCCTTCCAGGACCACGGTGGTTTCCTGAATCGCCACAAGGCGGAATTTGGGATCGAGTATGTCGCCTACTCTCGCGATGCGGCGGCTGCCGTCGAAGTGCTTCAGCACTGCCACATCCGGATTGCCCTGCACGACGCCGGACAGCACGTACGGCATCGGGGGCGCAACCGGCGCCGCGGCCACCAGTGTTCCCGGTTTGGTCACCAGCGGCGATGGCGCAGTGACGGGGGTCGGGGTCCCAAATGAATGCAGCATCGGGTTGACCGTGGGCAGAGGCGTCATGTTCGGCAGTTCGGTCACCAGCACGGGCTTCGAAGTCGTTCCCGCCGGCGATGCGGACGGCGCACCGGTCTCAGCCAGTTTGACGGTCTGGACGAAGGGATCCCTGTCGCCCAGCGGCACCTCCACGATTCGCTGCTTCTCAAGGGACATGACCGGGCCCACCGCCGCCGCCACGGCCGGAGCGGCCTGCGCTACTACCGGAGCCGGCGGCGCCTTGGGCGGGGGAGCCGCCACCGTCGTCGTCTGGATTCGCCAGAGGAAGAATCCCAGGCACAGCGGCAACGATGCGAGGGCGATCATCTTCTTCTTGCGTTCTCTTGTTTCTCGTTCTAGACTATCCATCGTCTTTTCCCTCTCGTTGTGCTATCCACGGGCAACCG is a genomic window of Armatimonadota bacterium containing:
- a CDS encoding DinB family protein, translating into MPYTVADAVQGLRKSRQSFLKHLKGLKADQWDWKPYQECKSITETIAHLICDDRAALQSLQSGKEPDYDSLTEPERDRDKLLAMLDASHRELCDFITGKWSGSPLDTEVSIYGMSMPLVSGVAALSSEDLYHSGQVAFIRCATDPDWDYYTDIYGPE
- a CDS encoding DinB family protein, whose product is MMLEAYLSVLELDFFEVTEAFRGLADGNVWKRPAEGLLSVGELAGHIAYWEAARLAGEGKEGTWRPDLTKCRVSSPLIDDRFAYYPMTIAAPPSEEHLAMSAEQVCRELLRVNEEAVAYLRALNPDLDSPAPGWPPEWTYAQTLKYQAFHVAYHTGQMYTVRHLLGEETPDN
- a CDS encoding HEAT repeat domain-containing protein, with amino-acid sequence MATAEFVAWIQRLMDENPQPVAELFQRANLTKDVEEYLTFLCVLHAHGNREVFDVAVRYSQSKVAAERALAADVLGQLGWDKLPFLEERLQILLNLLKDKRACVLNSAGIGLGHLKASMDSMDLETDPRMVPPLVALKNHWSGSVRYSVAFALCGLDDDQTVQTLIELSEDEQIIVRDWATTGLAGIDLDMPEIREALVRRLDDPDEITAREAREGLARRGCDPPPTPPVA
- the dcd gene encoding dCTP deaminase gives rise to the protein MLSDKDIKGALAAGTIVVEPLEDPCVQIQPASIDLRLGNDFRVFKHAQRAFIDPLKDDTDDYTEVIHVPDGGVFMLHPGEFVLGSIKEYVKIPDNIVGQVDGRSSLGRLAILVHATAGFIDPGFEGNITLELSNVGKMPVAFYPNMRVCQISFTRLSSPSELPYGHPSRKSKYQGQRGPTGSRIQNDRPTRDKAESE